A genomic window from Dermacentor silvarum isolate Dsil-2018 unplaced genomic scaffold, BIME_Dsil_1.4 Seq1020, whole genome shotgun sequence includes:
- the LOC119434353 gene encoding toll-like receptor 3, with amino-acid sequence MRSSVLSRGLLLAFFAAVCHSSAVPSPPSCKVHEGLHYRHFTCRNFHSLEDFQQIVHDSHSDKPTWFTLWDSQVPRIPGGAFKNLNVSVLELRRVHVEHFEPTEGEENPFHGLEQSLHRLMFSLGTLPTSWSILGHLQHLEELKLIHYKDMHLSNDFNNLPKSVETLYIGDCTIKKIDDDWLAHLDDLKHLVMRQTDLYNFTRSWLPNPAPHFTTLDLPTNKLISFPANLGDGLPELKYVSVEKNLITSVHEDELAPLKDKPVLVDMMFNPVHCDCKLAFMLDYPTRWHYFLCATPGDVADSYVTHLTEEQLQCEHSSA; translated from the exons ATGCGTTCCAGCGTTTTGTCGCGTGGCCTCCTGCTGGCCTTCTTTGCAGCTGTATGTCACTCGTCCGCCGTACCCTCGCCCCCCTCCTGCAAGGTGCACGAGGGCCTTCACTACCGCCATTTCACGTGCCGCAACTTCCACTCTCTCGAAGACTTCCAGCAGATCGTCCATGACAGTCACTCCGACAAGCCGACTTGGTTCACCTTGTGGGACAGTCAGGTTCCCAGGATTCCTGGAGGTGCATTCAAGAACCTCAACGTTTCGGTTCTGGAGCTCAGGCGCGTGCACGTCGAGCATTTTGAGCCGACAGAGGGAGAGGAGAACCCGTTCCATGGCCTCGAGCAATCCCTTCACCGGCTAATGTTCAGCCTGGGGACCTTGCCGACGTCGTGGTCCATCCTGGGTCACCTGCAGCATTTGGAAGAGCTAAAGCTCATCCATTACAAGGACATGCATCTCAGCAATGATTTCAACAACCTTCCGAAGAGTGTCGAAACTCTTTACATCGGCGACTGTACCATTAAGAAGATCGACGACGACTGGCTGGCTCACTTGGATGACCTGAAGCATCTCGTCATGCGCCAGACCGACCTGTACAACTTCACCAGGTCATGGTTGCCTAACCCAGCCCCTCACTTCACCACTCTAGACCTTCC GACAAACAAACTGATCTCGTTCCCCGCCAATCTGGGCGACGGCCTGCCTGAGCTCAAGTATGTGAGCGTCGAAAAGAACCTCATCACCAGTGTGCACGAAGATGAACTGGCTCCGCTCAAGGACAAGCCGGTCCTCGTGGACATGATGT TCAACCCTGTGCACTGCGACTGCAAGCTGGCTTTCATGCTGGACTACCCGACCCGCTGGCACTACTTCCTGTGCGCCACGCCCGGAGACGTGGCCGACAGCTACGTCACGCACCTTACCGAAGAGCAGCTTCAGTGCGAGCACAGTAGCGCTTGA